TTGCGTCGCTCCGACCGTACGGCGCCGCGTGCGGACTCATCGGCCGCCAGGCGCTCTTCACCGGCTCGGGCGAGGCCATCGGACGGGCCCACCGCTGCGAGATGTGGCACCGAGAGCTCCCCCTCCCTCACGGTATGGATCTTCATTTCCGTGTGGCGATCCTGCTACCGACTTCATTCGAGTGTCAACTATTGTGGCAATTCCAGCCTCTTGACAGCTCATTCCCGCCACAGCTGTGGCACGTTCTAGCCCTTCCGGGCCGGAACGGCTAGATTCCAGAAGCTGGCCACGTGCCCGTACCGACTTCGCGCGATCTAGGAGAACCACTGGTGACAGACGGCTTCCCGGCTCCCGTCGCGGTGGCCCACGTACCCCTGGCAGCCACAGTGGTGCGCGTCGCCGAACTCGCGGCCAAGATGGGGCACGATCGGAACCAGGTCTTCGACCTGCGGCGCCTCTCCGAGGCCTCCGGCGTGCCCACCGACGTGGTCAGGACCCTGCTCGACGGCAGGCCGGCCGGCGAACCCGATCTGCAGGCCCGTTTCCTCCAGCGTCTCGATCTGCTGCGGCGCACCCGGGTCAAGCCCAACGGCCGGCGCTACACCCAGCAGGAGATCGCCGACGGCGCCGGCATGTCCCGGCAGCAGGCGGGCGCGCTGATCAACGGCGACCGCCGCCCCACCATGGAGCACTGCGACGCCATCCAGCGCTTCTTCGGGGTGCACGCCGGGTTCCTCACCGCCCACGACGCGGACGCCCTCACCGACGCCCTCCAGCGGACCGAGCAGCAGCTGCTCCAGGACTTCGCCGGCCGCGCGCGGGAAACCGTACCGGCCGCGGCCGCATCGACGGGCGATCCGCTGGCAAGACTCCTCCAGAACCACGGCGTACGGGGCATCGCCTGGCGCGCCGCCCAACTGCCGAGCGACAAGCACCGGGACAAGGTCACCGAATGGCTGGACATGCTCCTTGAGAGCGTCAAACCGAA
This genomic window from Streptomyces sp. NBC_01351 contains:
- a CDS encoding helix-turn-helix domain-containing protein — its product is MTDGFPAPVAVAHVPLAATVVRVAELAAKMGHDRNQVFDLRRLSEASGVPTDVVRTLLDGRPAGEPDLQARFLQRLDLLRRTRVKPNGRRYTQQEIADGAGMSRQQAGALINGDRRPTMEHCDAIQRFFGVHAGFLTAHDADALTDALQRTEQQLLQDFAGRARETVPAAAASTGDPLARLLQNHGVRGIAWRAAQLPSDKHRDKVTEWLDMLLESVKPNES